The Salvelinus sp. IW2-2015 linkage group LG15, ASM291031v2, whole genome shotgun sequence genome includes a region encoding these proteins:
- the card9 gene encoding caspase recruitment domain-containing protein 9 isoform X1 — translation MTDSQSVSDMEDEQCWVQLEDYRMLLTKIIEPSRITPYLRHCKVLSSEDEEQIFNDPSLVIRQRKVGVLLDILQRTGLKGYVTFLESLELDYPRLYRKITGKEPARVFSVLVDTVGESGLTQFLMSEVTRLQKGLQEERRRRQEATWAAATQEDTLRKQQVKERELQKQQERVQLMREERDRQWEVVCHLKDENYSLMHNVTKLSEEKNSALMSNRDLQLEIEKLKHSLMNAESDSKIQRKQTVNLKNAIEERPSQDMIWQLQRHNDLLTVRIQELESSAQQGTAPAPLDQEKLSTESLEDYKQHSQAQHQELVNNIYNLRRDLHDAEALRNRYLEAKEVLELKCTTLKKDAKMYRDRMEDILKQMEEVIRERDKAIASREEYHQENSRCLQEKDQYRKKIRELGERCDELQVQLFRTEAEVMALQTRLHINTCSPHDKSQTSEEDCRDTLTEASSGDLQCQTSGEYDVCIALQVHPLCAEGSPEDNISGERALSEDEPSDCSKPRERCNFYYRRKRALRRSKATCKECKPCVLDNSSGSDNTDTDGM, via the exons ATGACTGACAGTCAGAGTGTGTCAGATATGGAGGATGAGCAGTGCTGGGTCCAGCTGGAGGATTACAGAATGCTGCTGACAAAGATCATTGAGCCGTCGCGAATCACTCCTTACCTGCGTCATTGTAAGGTGCTAAGCAGTGAGGATGAGGAGCAGATATTCAATGACCCCAGTCTGGTCATCCGCCAACGCAAAGTAG GTGTACTATTGGATATTCTTCAAAGAACTGGACTCAAAGGCTATGTGACATTCCTTGAGAGCTTGGAGCTGGACTATCCTCGATTGTATCGCAAAATTACTGGCAAAGAACCTGCCCGGGTCTTTTCTGTACTAGTTG ACACGGTGGGTGAGTCAGGACTGACTCAGTTCTTGATGAGTGAGGTCACACGTCTGCAGAAGGGCCTGCAGGAAGAACGTCGCCGCAGACAAGAGGCCACTTGGGCTGCAGCCACGCAGGAGGACACCTTACGGAAGCAGCAGGTTAAGGAGAGGGAGCTGCAGAAGCAGCAGGAGCGCGTGCAGttaatgagggaggagagggaccgGCAATGGGAGGTGGTATGCCACCTGAAGGACGAGAACTACAGCCTGATGCACAACGTAACCAAGCTGAGCGAAGAGAAGAATAGTGCTCTCATGTCCAACCGGGATCTGCAGTTGGAG ATAGAAAAGCTGAAGCACAGCCTGATGAATGCAGAGAGTGACTCGAAAATCCAACGCAAGCAAACTGTGAACCTGAAGAATGCCATTgaggagagacccagtcaggACATGATTTGGCAGCTCCAGAGACACAATGATCTGCTCACAGTGCGCATCCAGGAGCTGGAGAGCTCAGCTCAG CAGGGGACAGCTCCAGCCCCCTTGGATCAAGAGAAGCTGAGCACTGAGAGTCTGGAGGACTACAAGCAGCACTCTCAGGCTCAGCACCAGGAGCTGGTCAACAACATCTACAACCTACGCAGAGATCTGCACGATGCTGAGGCACTACGGAATCGG TACTTGGAGGCGAAGGAGGTTCTTGAGTTGAAGTGCACAACATTAAAGAAAGATGCAAAAATGTATCGTGACCGAATGGAGGACATCCTGAAACAGATGGAAGAGGTTATCAGGGAGAGAGACAAG GCCATCGCCTCTCGAGAGGAGTACCACCAGGAGAATTCACGGTGCCTCCAGGAGAAGGACCAGTACCGGAAGAAGATTCGGGAGCTGGGTGAGCGCTGTGATGAGCTGCAGGTCCAGTTGTTCCGGACTGAGGCAGAGGTTATGGCTCTACAGACCAGGCTTCACATTAACACCTGCTCCCCACATGAT AAAAGCCAGACCAGTGAGGAAGACTGCAGAGATACATTAACCGAAG CTAGTAGTGGGGACCTGCAATGTCAGACATCAGGGGAGTATGATGTGTGCATTGCTTTGCAAGTCCACCCATTGTGTGCAGAAGGGTCCCCGGAGGATAATATCTCAGGA GAAAGGGCTTTATCAGAGGATGAGCCCTCAGACTGCAGCAAGCCCAGAGAGAGGTGTAACTTCTACTACAGAAG GAAACGTGCCCTTAGGAGGTCAAAGGCCACATGCAAGGAATGCAAACCTTGTGTCCTGGACAACAGCAGTGGAAGTGACAACACTGACACGGATGGGATGTGA
- the LOC111975118 gene encoding snRNA-activating protein complex subunit 4-like: MSSDDLLAQRERIERQILALEQNLGPESNSGIELLSSDSCASDDGSDDNASQPEDLGPLGNLEAERERIQREIEELECTLGPDVDGQGSATELSEEDSAEELDLPQNTDTCLQINLVYQEVLKEKLEDLERLLTDNQQQQKEIMSQLSGTGTPQATTSGEPTLKLFLGSFLKPYFRDKVTFLGPPADPETREKMSKRIRPTDDVKMKRWEGWQKTLLINAVVKDSMKRMIQPKLSKVEYLTQKMAKAENVEKLILRKQITEIEKDIEAIGALKEDELMGGRYDDHDWQKISNIDFEAIREAEDIKSFWQNYLHPSINKASWKEDEIEMLKKVAVKYGHHNWDQIADELGTNRTAFMCLQTYQRYICTDFKRRMWGRVEDDILRELVEKMRIGNYIPYTQISYFMEGRDSCQLMYRWTQVLDPTLTKGYWSKEEDEMLLRAVAKHGAGNWWKMRQDVPGRNDGQCRDRYVDVLIGNVKKGPFDEEEKAQLRQLVEKYGRKWAKIAAEMPNRIDCQVLQQWRRMTGYKPRPRRDRSRRGLQRRKAVAVRSIKSRLKRLDDDVHSSADEEESVKMEFMDSDDEKKQKFFELYESDQESDIFEDYTQPDMEQWIPMREKQFEGMVRIVMVERPSKYTTQEQAATDSQAAARKFMVVRSTVLDRFGKPAATVIGQNPPILAKKDCNSDLAMLQVCYGEVRNLITWKKTNATKHKNTGSTSSDQGTPHNCSRQKDSSANSETYTTLNYSLQLAVTPWVGNVLMPPPISSNKLSEADMVRERSESIGLSMTPVFLFFLQVLRVDAEGCKQIIKMRNKQAVLMGHRSWEAKPALFKKTKQRHGPRTVASMLNRKGNEQQNSQQQNSQLVKMIPHTFVIGQPVVQSTPHPTVPFTPTSRQQLMPSTLTQPGPSTPSRPIPSTPSQPILPAPVQSSTIIDRVNVQVNENLSAKKRNLKPTEKSQAPKEVKDAAIAKKSVEQSPKRKKARTQSPPKGNLVGQLSNIILSPPQTAWVLTRNGLVPISGIGIQMTPQNLPANTFAPACPSPVIINQQVPLTLNAVAAQGSYNVTHVCPSPSASSIAQGTASPSVFSSPSTSTTFISNTAPRMTNPVNSMRMTNPVLQTVATTGPQLNAVSPVLSVPMNKVVSAPIRPQTGPPQAFVLNVPPGSLPASFPQGAFRIMQLYPPKRVPPPRNPEVIQFDPKLMFMEDPAKVSEWLNGKNGIALPELDVTLPYLPPFVSSLNTLSSLLKCKITLAISAMLVLRPEEKENQEEEQQVAAMRSLVAERFIHNPGYLLLKARFLSCFTMPALLATINPVKFSMSPTPDHSDVEEEPFRNRPGMQNCTLYEQPTTLQAPLLSTDGTGSPATFFSGITTRNTSCDQDME, from the exons ATGTCCTCGGATGACCTTCTTGCACAGAGGGAGAGAATCGAACGCCAGATTTTGGCGCTGGAGCAAAACCTTGGACCCGAAAGCAATTCCGGCATTGAACTACTATCTTCAGATAGTTGTGCATCTG ATGATGGATCAGACGACAATGCTTCTCAACCAGAAGATTTG GGTCCTCTGGGGAACCTGGAGGCAGAGCGGGAGCgaatacagagagagattgaagagtTGGAGTGCACTCTTGGTCCAG ATGTGGATGGCCAAGGAAGTGCAACAGAATTG AGCGAAGAGGACAGTGCTGAGGAGCTGGACCTACCCCAGAACACAGATACATGTCTGCAAATTAACCTGGTTTATCAGGAAGTGTTGAAAGAGAAATTAGAGGACCTGGAGCGACTGTTAACAGACAATCAACAGCAACAA AAAGAGATTATGTCTCAGCTATCTGGCACAGGAACTCCCCAGGCTACCACATCTGGAGAACCCACACTGAAGCTTTTCTTGGGGAGCTTTCTGAAGCCCTATTTCAGAGATAAAGTCACATTTCTG GGCCCACCCGCTGATCCAGAAACCAGGGAGAAGATGAGTAAAAGAATCAGACCTACTGACGACGTCAAGATGAAAAGAT GGGAGGGGTGGCAGAAGACTCTGCTGATAAATGCTGTGGTCAAAGACAGCATGAAACGCATGATACAGCCCAAGCTGTCCAA GGTTGAATACCTTACACAGAAAATGGCCAAAGCTGAAAACGTGGAAAAGCTAATCCTGCGGAAACAAATCACTGAAATTGAAAAGGACATTGAGGCCATCGG TGCACTGAAGGAGGATGAGCTGATGGGTGGCCGCTATGATGACCATGACTGGCAAAAGATTTCCAATATTGAT TTTGAAGCCATCCGTGAAGCAGAGGACATAAAAAGCTTTTGGCAGAACTACCTGCATCCCTCCATTAACAAAGCCAGTTGGAAGGAAGACGAAATTGAGATGCTCAAGAAAGTTGCTGTGAAATATGGGCACCACAACTGGGATCAGATTGCTGATGAACTTGGG ACCAACAGGACAGCCTTCATGTGTCTCCAGACATACCAACGCTACATCTGCACCGACTTCAAGAGGAGGATGTGGGGCAGAGTGGAGGATGACATCCTTAGAGAGCTGGTGGAGAAGATGCGGATAGGGAACTACATCCCTTACACCCAGA TCTCCTATTTCATGGAGGGCCGGGATTCATGCCAGCTGATGTATCGGTGGACTCAGGTTCTGGACCCCACCCTCACGAAAGGCTATTGGTCTAAAGAAGAAGATGAG ATGCTACTGAGAGCAGTGGCTAAACACGGGGCGGGGAACTGGTGGAAGATGCGTCAGGATGTGCCTGGCAGAAATGATGGCCAGTGTAGGGACAG GTATGTGGACGTCCTGATTGGGAACGTGAAGAAGGGGCCATTTGACGAGGAGGAAAAGGCGCAACTTCGACAATTGGTGGAGAAATATGGAC GTAAATGGGCTAAGATAGCTGCTGAAATGCCTAACAGAATTGACTGCCAGGTCCTTCAACAGTGGAGGAGAATGACAGGGTACAAG CCCAGACCTCGGCGGGACAGAAGTAGAAGAGGATTGCAGAGGAGAAAGGCAGTGGCTGTGAGGAGCATCAAGAGTAGGCTGAAGAGGCTAGACGATGATGTGCACTCAAGCGCCGATGAAGAGGAGAGCGTCAAGATGGAATTTATGGACAGTGACGACGAGAAGAAACAGAAGTTCTTTGAACTGTACGAATCTGATCAGGAAAGTGACATTTTTGAAGACTACACCCAACCAGACATGGAGCAATGGATCCCCATGCGAGAGAAGCAGTTTGAAGGGATGGTGAGGATTGTGATGGTTGAACGGCCCAGCAAGTACACAACGCAAGAGCAGGCAGCGACGGACAGCCAGGCCGCAGCACGCAAGTTCATGGTGGTACGCTCCACCGTCCTGGACCGCTTTGGCAAGCCTGCTGCCACTGTCATTGGACAAAACCCCCCAATCCTGGCAAAGAAG GATTGCAACAGTGACCTGGCCATGCTCCAGGTATGCTATGGAGAGGTGAGGAACCTGATCACTTGGAAGAAAACAAATGCCACAAAACAT AAAAACACTGGGTCTACAAGCAGTGACCAGGGGACGCCTCACAATTGCTCAAGGCAAAAGGACTCCTCTGCCAACAGTGAAACCTACACCACTCTCAACTATTCCCTTCAGTTGGCAGTCACTCCCTGGGTGGGCAATGTGCTTATGCCCCCACCAATCTCTTCAAACAAGCTCAGTGAAG CTGACATGGTGcgagagagatcagagagcatTGGACTCTCCATGACCCCAGTGTTCTTGTTCTTTCTGCAG GTCCTCCGTGTGGATGCTGAGGGCTGTAAGCAGATAATTAAAATGCGTAACAAACAA GCGGTACTCATGGGACACAGATCTTGGGAAGCGAAACCGG CTTTATTCAAAAAAACTAAGCAACGGCATGGTCCCAGAACGGTAGCCAGTATGCTGAACCGGAAGGGAAACGAGCAGCAGAACAGCCAGCAACAGAACAGTCAACTTGTGAAGATGATCCCTCATACCTTTGTCATTGGACAGCCTGTAGTACAGTCCACCCCACATCCTACGGTCCCATTCACTCCAACTTCCAGACAACAACTCATGCCTTCTACACTTACCCAACCCGGACCCTCTACCCCCAGCCGACCCATACCTTCCACCCCCAGCCAACCTATACTCCCTGCTCCTGTCCAATCCTCAACCATAATAGACAGGGTGAATGTTCAGGTAAATGAGAATCTTTCAGCAAAGAAACGCAATCTCAAACCTACTGAGAAATCACAGGCCCCCAAAGAGGTTAAGGATGCTGCAATTGCTAAAAAGTCAGTGGAACAGTCGCCTAAACGCAAGAAAGCCCGTACGCAAAGTCCTCCCAAAGGAAACCTGGTTGGCCAACTTTCTAACATAATTCTGTCCCCTCCACAAACTGCCTGGGTCCTGACGCGCAATGGACTTGTGCCAATCAGTGGCATTGGCATTCAGATGACACCTCAGAATCTACCAGCAAATACTTTTGCACCTGCTTGTCCATCACCTGTTATTATCAACCAGCAAGTCCCTCTAACACTAAATGCTGTTGCAGCACAGGGCTCCTACAATGTGACCCATGTCTGCCCATCTCCCTCTGCGTCATCCATAGCACAGGGAACTGCCTCCCcatctgttttctcctctccctccacctccactacCTTCATAAGCAACACTGCTCCAAGGATGACCAACCCAGTGAACAGCATGAGAATGACTAACCCAGTCCTGCAGACTGTGGCAACCACTGGTCCCCAGCTCAATGCAGTGTCACCTGTTCTCTCTGTTCCCATGAACAAGGTCGTCTCGGCTCCCATTAGACCACAGACTGGCCCGCCACAGGCTTTCGTCCTCAACGTCCCTCCAGGCTCTCTTCCGGCCTCATTCCCTCAGGGAGCCTTCCGAATCATGCAGCTTTACCCCCCTAAACGTGTCCCTCCACCCCGCAATCCAGAAGTAATACAGTTTGATCCCAAGCTGATGTTCATGGAGGACCCGGCCAAAGTGAGCGAGTGGTTGAATGGCAAGAATGGAATTGCGCTTCCGGAGTTGGATGTCACTCTACCCTACCTTCCCCCCTTTGTCAGCAGCCTGAATACTCTGTCGAGTCTCCTGAAATGTAAAATTACATTGGCAATTAGTGCCATGCTGGTCCTGCGCCCAGAGGAGAAAGAAAACCAGGAAGAGGAGCAGCAGGTAGCGGCAATGCGGAGCCTCGTGGCAGAGCGTTTCATCCATAACCCGGGCTACCTCCTCCTGAAGGCTCGCTTCTTGTCTTGTTTCACCATGCCTGCTCTTCTGGCTACTATCAATCCAGTCAAATTCTCCATGTCTCCCACCCCGGACCACAGTGATGTGGAGGAGGAACCTTTCAGGAACCGTCCAGGGATGCAGAACTGTACTTTGTATGAACAGCCAACAACACTCCAG GCCCCTCTGCTAAGCACTGATGGAACAGGATCTCCTGCCACCTTCTTCTCCGGAATCACCACAAGAAATACAAGCTGTGACCAAGACATGGAGTAA
- the card9 gene encoding caspase recruitment domain-containing protein 9 isoform X2, which yields MTDSQSVSDMEDEQCWVQLEDYRMLLTKIIEPSRITPYLRHCKVLSSEDEEQIFNDPSLVIRQRKVGVLLDILQRTGLKGYVTFLESLELDYPRLYRKITGKEPARVFSVLVDTVGESGLTQFLMSEVTRLQKGLQEERRRRQEATWAAATQEDTLRKQQVKERELQKQQERVQLMREERDRQWEVVCHLKDENYSLMHNVTKLSEEKNSALMSNRDLQLEIEKLKHSLMNAESDSKIQRKQTVNLKNAIEERPSQDMIWQLQRHNDLLTVRIQELESSAQGTAPAPLDQEKLSTESLEDYKQHSQAQHQELVNNIYNLRRDLHDAEALRNRYLEAKEVLELKCTTLKKDAKMYRDRMEDILKQMEEVIRERDKAIASREEYHQENSRCLQEKDQYRKKIRELGERCDELQVQLFRTEAEVMALQTRLHINTCSPHDKSQTSEEDCRDTLTEASSGDLQCQTSGEYDVCIALQVHPLCAEGSPEDNISGERALSEDEPSDCSKPRERCNFYYRRKRALRRSKATCKECKPCVLDNSSGSDNTDTDGM from the exons ATGACTGACAGTCAGAGTGTGTCAGATATGGAGGATGAGCAGTGCTGGGTCCAGCTGGAGGATTACAGAATGCTGCTGACAAAGATCATTGAGCCGTCGCGAATCACTCCTTACCTGCGTCATTGTAAGGTGCTAAGCAGTGAGGATGAGGAGCAGATATTCAATGACCCCAGTCTGGTCATCCGCCAACGCAAAGTAG GTGTACTATTGGATATTCTTCAAAGAACTGGACTCAAAGGCTATGTGACATTCCTTGAGAGCTTGGAGCTGGACTATCCTCGATTGTATCGCAAAATTACTGGCAAAGAACCTGCCCGGGTCTTTTCTGTACTAGTTG ACACGGTGGGTGAGTCAGGACTGACTCAGTTCTTGATGAGTGAGGTCACACGTCTGCAGAAGGGCCTGCAGGAAGAACGTCGCCGCAGACAAGAGGCCACTTGGGCTGCAGCCACGCAGGAGGACACCTTACGGAAGCAGCAGGTTAAGGAGAGGGAGCTGCAGAAGCAGCAGGAGCGCGTGCAGttaatgagggaggagagggaccgGCAATGGGAGGTGGTATGCCACCTGAAGGACGAGAACTACAGCCTGATGCACAACGTAACCAAGCTGAGCGAAGAGAAGAATAGTGCTCTCATGTCCAACCGGGATCTGCAGTTGGAG ATAGAAAAGCTGAAGCACAGCCTGATGAATGCAGAGAGTGACTCGAAAATCCAACGCAAGCAAACTGTGAACCTGAAGAATGCCATTgaggagagacccagtcaggACATGATTTGGCAGCTCCAGAGACACAATGATCTGCTCACAGTGCGCATCCAGGAGCTGGAGAGCTCAGCTCAG GGGACAGCTCCAGCCCCCTTGGATCAAGAGAAGCTGAGCACTGAGAGTCTGGAGGACTACAAGCAGCACTCTCAGGCTCAGCACCAGGAGCTGGTCAACAACATCTACAACCTACGCAGAGATCTGCACGATGCTGAGGCACTACGGAATCGG TACTTGGAGGCGAAGGAGGTTCTTGAGTTGAAGTGCACAACATTAAAGAAAGATGCAAAAATGTATCGTGACCGAATGGAGGACATCCTGAAACAGATGGAAGAGGTTATCAGGGAGAGAGACAAG GCCATCGCCTCTCGAGAGGAGTACCACCAGGAGAATTCACGGTGCCTCCAGGAGAAGGACCAGTACCGGAAGAAGATTCGGGAGCTGGGTGAGCGCTGTGATGAGCTGCAGGTCCAGTTGTTCCGGACTGAGGCAGAGGTTATGGCTCTACAGACCAGGCTTCACATTAACACCTGCTCCCCACATGAT AAAAGCCAGACCAGTGAGGAAGACTGCAGAGATACATTAACCGAAG CTAGTAGTGGGGACCTGCAATGTCAGACATCAGGGGAGTATGATGTGTGCATTGCTTTGCAAGTCCACCCATTGTGTGCAGAAGGGTCCCCGGAGGATAATATCTCAGGA GAAAGGGCTTTATCAGAGGATGAGCCCTCAGACTGCAGCAAGCCCAGAGAGAGGTGTAACTTCTACTACAGAAG GAAACGTGCCCTTAGGAGGTCAAAGGCCACATGCAAGGAATGCAAACCTTGTGTCCTGGACAACAGCAGTGGAAGTGACAACACTGACACGGATGGGATGTGA